From Lemur catta isolate mLemCat1 chromosome 19, mLemCat1.pri, whole genome shotgun sequence, a single genomic window includes:
- the POLD1 gene encoding DNA polymerase delta catalytic subunit isoform X2 yields the protein MLALEAAQLDGPHFSCLYPDGVFYDLDSCKHSSYPDSDGAPDPLWDWTGSPPVPAAPYEAFDQAAAAFGHPQAMQLCYGPSAYSSTGSLDPAPSLEATGPGLPAYPTEDFTSQTLGPAAYAPYPSPALSEEDDLLLDSPALEVSDSESDEALMTGPEGRGSEAGARKKLRLYQFLLGLLTRGDMRECVWWVEPGAGVFQFSSKHKELLARRWGQQKGNRKRMTYQKLARALRNYAKTGEIRKVKRKLTYQFDSALLPGARRA from the exons atgctcgcCCTGGAGGCTGCACA GCTCGACGGGCCACACTTCAGCTGTCTG TACCCAGACGGCGTCTTCTATGACCTGGACAGCTGCAAGCACTCCAGCTACCCCGACTCAGACGGGGCTCCTG ATCCCCTATGGGACTGGACCGGGTCCCCACCTGTCCCAGCTGCCCCCTATGAAGCCTTCGACCAGGCAGCAGCCGCCTTTGGCCACCCCCAGGCCATGCAGCTGTGCTACGGACCCTCGGCCTACAGCTCTACAGGGAGCCTCGACCCGGCCCCCAGCCTGGAGGCCACAGGGCCCGGCCTCCCAGCGTACCCCACAGAGGACTTCACCAGCCAG ACTCTGGGTCCCGCGGCGTATGCCCCGTACCCCAGCCCCGCGCTGTCGGAGGAGGACGATCTCCTGCTGGACAGCCCCGCCCTGGAGGTTTCGGACAGCGAGTCGGACGAGGCCCTCATGACTGGCCCCGAGGGGAGGGGATCTGAGGCAG GGGCCCGCAAGAAGCTGCGCCTGTACCAGTTCCTGCTGGGGCTGCTGACCCGCGGCGACATGCGCGAATGCGTGTGGTGGGTGGAGCCGGGCGCCGGCgtcttccagttctcctccaagCACAAGGAGCTCCTGGCGCGCCGCTGGGGCCAGCAGAAGGGCAACCGCAAGCGCATGACCTACCAGAAGCTGGCGCGCGCCCTGCGCAACTACGCCAAGACCGGGGAGATCCGCAAGGTGAAGCGCAAGCTCACCTACCAGTTCGACAGCGCGCTGCTGCCCGGCGCCCGCCGCgcctga